A single window of Athene noctua chromosome 1, bAthNoc1.hap1.1, whole genome shotgun sequence DNA harbors:
- the LOC141957687 gene encoding T-cell activation Rho GTPase-activating protein-like, translating to MRVPSTFRDPDGMPLAALCGEAGTLPRPIQELLDILHQRGPSTEGIFRRAAGATELRNLKEALDRGADVDLPSQPEILLAAVLKDFLRSIPGKLLDVDLYQDWMRAMERPSQQARVEELRV from the exons ATGCGCGTCCCGTCCACGTTCAGGGatccggatgggatg cccctggcagccctctgcggggaggccggcacgctgccccggcccatccag gagctcctggacatcctgcaccagcgaggaccgtcgacggaggggatcttccgcagagctgccggcgcgacGGAACTTCGGAACCTGAAGGAGGCCCTGGACCGCGGCGCAGATGTGGACCTGCCAAGCCAgcccgagatcctgctggctgccgtcctgaag gactttctccgcagcatccccggcaagcTCCTGGACGTGGAcctctaccaggactggatgCGAGCCATGGAGAGGCCGAGCCAGCAGGCAAgggtggaagagctgagagtgtaa